The Dasypus novemcinctus isolate mDasNov1 chromosome 2, mDasNov1.1.hap2, whole genome shotgun sequence genome contains the following window.
AGGAGCAGAAACTGGTAAAACCATGTTGGGTACCTGTTTGTCAGTAGCTACTGAAGCTGAACACATGTATACCCTAAGCAATTTCAGACAAAGTATGTATCCTAGAAACAGGTGTTCAAGAAAAGATATGCATATCTTTTGTTCCTAGCagccccaaattggaaacaaatgtccatcaatagtaGACTGCATGAATAGTGATATAGTCAAATGATGTATAAattcatgaaacaacatggatctTATATATGTAacttgagtgaaagaagtcaaacaCAATAGGGAAATCCAACTGGTAGAGTTTGAaatcaggaaagagagaaaagggattGTGACTGGATGATGACATGAGATGCTTCTGCAGTGTGCCGTTTCTTCACTTGGGTGGAATCAAATTCACTGTAAAAATACTCGGTTCGCTGATGATTTGCACACTTTTCTACATATGTCatggttcaatttttaaaaatttactttaaaaacgTATGTCTCCATCACTGCCTAACGTAACTTTGAGGAAGTCACTCCAAAATTTTGAAGCCCAAATTCCGCTGCTAAATGCTGTATGGATTTAAAGAGCTAATCTACAGGACAGCTCTTTGTAAGGTATAAATGTAAAGAAGCTATGACATGTCCATGACAGAGTATATGCTCAGTAaacattaaatgaaaattaagccTAAGGGAACTACTTCCTACAATGAATTAGATAATGAATACGCCTTATTTGCGGTTATCTTAATAATCCAATTATGTCAAGATTACAtctgaggaaattgaggctgagaaaggaaaagtggcttactgaaATAACCCCAGCGGTCAGTAGCTGGACCAGGTCTGGCCCCAGGGGCAAGGTCTCTCTTAGAGGTGTCTCTTGAGGACCATGGCCCACCACCAGCATCCACCAGGTCAAGGCCCGAGCCTGTGCCCTCTCGCAGCAAAGGTCACCCCACTTTTCTGCAATAGGGCGCCAGGACCCTAACCAAGCATGGCTCCCAGCTTGGCCCTCCTCCCACTCCGGCACAGGGGTCTGGCCCTCTTACCCCCACTCCTCCATGGTGGTCTGGCCCCTAGCTTatcagtcccccccccccccccccccccagtgcccTCAGTGTGGTCGGGCCCTCAGCTTGCCTCTTTCCACCGCCCCACTCACCTACAATGTTCTGGTCCCCGGCTCAGCAATTACCCCCCATCCTAACAGTGGTCCGTCCCCCCGCGGCCCCTCCCTGCGCCGCGTGCTCTCGGTTGGGAGCTGAGGGAACGCGCGGCGGCGACGGTTGCTGAATGAAGGCCGTCATGGCGGAGGGCCGGGAGCAGGAGCTGGACGCGGCGCGCTTTGTCTACGTGACCCGCTTCGGCTCCCACCAGTGTGGCGGCATTTTGCAGCTGGGCAGTCGCCGGGCTCGCGGCCCTTGGTGCCCCGGGCTCGGGGCCGGCTGCAGCCAAGAGTCTTCGCGGgaagcggcggcggcggggccccCGGGCGGCGGGGAGCGGGGCCCCACCCCGGAGCCGCCCTCCGGCTCTCGGCCCTGGGCCCGCGCCGCCGCCAGCGCCGCCGCCGCGGCCTCTGCCTCCCCGCAGCTGAGGGCGTCGAGGGCGCGGAGCCGGCCCAGCCCCGCGGCGCGTGCAGGTGGCGTggggaggagggcggggtagGCCGGTGAGGGCGGAGCTGTCTCCCGCGGGGCGCCTTCCTGTCAGGCAGCCTTCCCGGCGGCGCGCCCCGCCGCCTCTGCGCGTCCTCCCCGTCAGCCATCTTGCCTTGGTGGTGGAGTCACCGCTTCCCCAGGAGCCAGGCAGCCTCTCACACTCCCTTCCTGCCCGCGATCCTGCTCCAGCGGGCTTCCAGGCAGCCGCCTGCATTTTCTGCCCACAGTCGGCCTTTGCGTCAGCCACACCGCGCTCCTCCCGGTTAGCCCCCGAAAGCCGTCCTGCCAGCAAGTGGCTCGAACGCGCCGTGGTTGGATGAAGCCTTCTCTTCATCCGACTTAGTCACCCCGTCCTCCAGGCGCAGCCGTCCTGCCGGGGTTTCAGACCGTGTGCTGGGGGCGGAAAGTAAAATTCGTTTCGAGGCATGCCCTGGGAAAGAGTGGCTGAAGTGGCAACGAAAAGGCCATTTGGGATAAGCCAGAGAACTGAGAGGAGAGGGTACTGGACGGAGCCATCTAAGTCTCCTGCAGTGATGGGGCCTCGGCATGGAGAAGTCAGCCAGATGCTCAAGTCTCCGGGGATTGTGGGCTAATGAATGCCTGGGAGTCAGTGGTTGATTATAATGAAGATGAGAAGGGTGGGAAGCTGCTAGGCGCAAGAGTACTCATCAGAAGTGGTGTTTAAGAGTGAGGAGAATGCTGACACTACCTCCCAACCTGAGAGAGACTTTGGGGTTGAgtcttcaacaacaaaaagacagggTTTTGCAGGGGACAGATATTCCCCATGTAGGAAAGACCTTGTACGAAGTTACAAACTGCTTGGTCAGAGGCCAGGTCTCCGAAGCCTTTGATGCTTTTGCTTATCTCGCCCCAAAGCTCCCCTTATCTTAAGGGGAAGCattgagggtttttgtttttgttttgttttgtttttttttgtaaaaaaaaattaatttcgaACTAATTTTACACTTAGAAAAGTTGAGCCAATAGTAGTTGCCATATGCTCCTCATCTTCCTTCCTTTAACACCTTATATAACTATCCTACAATGATTAAAGGTAATAGATTAATAGTGGTATAGTACTATTACTAAAGCTATAAATCTTACTTGAATTTAACCAGTTTtcccactaatgtcctttttctatttctggatCCTTTCCAGGATCCCACATTGTACGTAGTTATTTCTACTTAGTCTGATGACAGTCTGCTAGATGTCTCagtctttccttatttttcatgACAAGGAATGCACTTAATTTGTAGAACACTTAAATTTGCGtttgatgttttctcatgattggAATGAGTTTATGAATTTTTAGCAAAAATACTCGTGTGTCATATTTATGATATTGATATGTTTTTTACTGATGATGTGAACCTTCAAAACTTGGTTGAGTTGGTTCTACTGGGTTTCCCCACagtaaagttactatttttctaGTTGTAGTTAATACATATCTTGGGGGAGATACTTTGAGGCTATGCAAATCTTTTCAATTATCCAACTTTATTATTTATCTGGTACTGTAGTTTGCtgatatttttatttggattCATTGGACTAATAAATTAAGGCATACTGACACCTTTAAAATGTTGAGTCTTCCTATCTAAGAACagaggatgtctttccatttgttcaatCCACTTTTGTGTCTTTTgggaatgttttaaattttataaattgcCTTAGATAGGTTTtgcataattcttttttaaaataaaatttgattgaattatagcattcatacatgaatatacataagcaataagtgtatgttgaaagttgagaacttacaaagcaaacatgcatattgtcatacagggctcccatacatctccccatcaccaacaccttgcattgtaatgaaacttttattacaaaatatgaaagtgcatcatcacaatattattactaactatagcccatatcttacatttggtgtattttccctccagcccacctgataattaacaccttgtattaatatatttattatagttcatgagagaacattctcatacttGTCCTATTAACCACGGTTTATCtttcaccactggattccctgtgttatatatccccatgttttgtacagtccgttcaaagtgtgcactcagtggctctcaggttcgtcacagagttgtactgtcattaccttcagtcaattttaaagcatttttattactccagaaggaaaaatccctTGTACCCTCCTAATTGTTTTTCCttaaattgatatatcttctttgtcattgttgcaaaaatattacatatattaccataagttacattagttgtgatTTTCTCTGTATTACCGTATTCTTAAcgctttgtaaaagaaaaacgtATTTATACTAGTAACTACACTCTtaatctaccaccaaaatcattatGTTATACATACCCTATATTTAGAGCATCCCTTGTCTTtatctgatctcagtgggaaagctttcagactttcacTGTTGAGCACAAtgctagctatgggtttttcataaatgcacttTACCAggttgagaaaacttccttctattcgtatcttttggagtgtttttatcaagaaaggatgctgtattttgtcaaatgccttttctgtgtcaatcaagaggattatgtgatttttctcttcagtttattaatgtggttttatactaattgattttcttgtgttgaaccacctttgcatacctgggataaaacccccttgattgtggtgtataattctttgagTGGGCTTTTGAATTTGGTTTGGTTTTGCATatttcttgttaaatttattcctaatctTCTTTGTTATTGTGAATGGGGTTTCCTCTCTAGTATATCCTGTTTATTGTCTGTGTGTATGAAgcctattgatttttaaaaaatcaacattatTGAGGATTAATTTACatacattttgatgaggtttcaCAAATTCATACACCCTAGTAAGCACTACTACATTCAAGATGTGGCgtatttccatcacctcaaaaagtCTTTGCCTCCCTTTTGAGCCTCtaactgcttttattttatttatttatttaaaatttctctcccctttccctcccctgttgtctgctctctgtgtggtgTTCTGTCCATTTGAATTCTTGCctgtggcaccggaaatctgtgtctctttttgttgcatcatcttgctatgtcagctctctgtgtgtgtggcgccattcctgggcaggctgcactttctttgtgtggggcagctctccttatggggcgcactccttgcacatggggctcccctatgcgggggacacctctgcgtggcgtggctttccttgtggacatcagcactgcgcatgggccagctcaccacacaggtcaggaggccctgggttggaaccctggacctcccatgtggtaggtggatgctctacccattgagccaaatctgcttccctctaactgcttttaaaaaagttttattgagatataattcataattCACTTAAAGTGCACATTTTAAAGGTTTTTAGCTTATTCAGATTTGTGCAGCAGTCAGCACAATCAAttttaacataatatcatcacCTCAATAAAGGAactccatacccattagcagttacTCTCCattccccctcatcaccactccCTTCCCCCAAGACTAAGCAAGCaacaatctactttctgtctctgtagatttgcctattctggacatttcttataaatggaaatatacaatatatgtcctttgtGACTGACTTCCTTTGCTTGGCATATTGGTTTTTGTTAATTTTAGATCCTGTAActtcactgaattttttttattgttggagTTAGTTTTATCATTGAGTCTCATGATTTTCCACATATACTATTATGCCATTTGCATatagagataattttattttcccattcttaCGCTTCCAATTGATTTATTTTGTCTAATTGCATTGGCAGATACCTCAAATACAGTGTTGGCCAGTAGTGcagatagtgggcattcttgcctcattcctgatcttagtggaAATACCTTTAGTGTTTCCCCATTAAATAAGATACTGGCTGTAGGATTAAGGCATACATAgttaaaatattaagaaagtattcctcaatttttatttttttctctgtttttatcaggaatagatgttgaattttgtcaatgaCTTTCTAAACTCTATAATCatgtattttctttaggtttattaATATGGTCTGTGATTTAAAATGAATTTCCTTATATTCAACCAATCTTGCATTCCTGTAATAAATCCTACTTAGTTTTGCtgcattattttcttaatattgtgTTGTATTCTCTTTGCTAATactttgtttagaatttttgcatcattcattagagatattggtctgtagtttttctttctttgtacttCTTTGTCTGGCTAAAGTATTAATGTTATACTTCATAAAAGAAATTAGGAACTTTGCTTTTTAATGCTCTGTATTTAATTATTCCAGATATTGGGAAACTATCCAATCTTTGAAGATTTGGAGGAATTTCTCTGAAAAGCCCTATGGGACTGGTGCTTTTTGTGGCATAATTCCTCAATAAATGTCACCATATCTTCTATGGAAATTAGTCTAAGTTTCAGGGATACTTGTTTAATGTTTCAGGGAATAATCCATTTTGTCTGGGTTTCCACATTTATTAACCTAGAGGTCTATAAAATAGTGTCTTctggttttaaaaatttcctgtGTTTTAATGGTTATTCCccctcatcatttcttttttatatatatgtgctTTATCCCTTTTTCTTGATCGAATTAGCCAgtgttttgtgtattttgttaattttttaaaaaggattttgatttattaattagACCTATTGTTTCTCTAGTTCTTCGTTATTAAAAtctacttttctcttttattttcttacatgtgctttactttgttttccttttgtacTTTTTTTGGAAACCAAGTTAGAAATTTCTGTGCTGTACAACAGTGCTGGTGATGGAGCCATTAAGTTCAGTGACCACTCTGCAGTGTTTATAAAACCAGGGATATTGTCAAGGAAAAGGGATCATGGAGTAGACATATTTAAACTAAGCTGTATATTGCTTAAGTGCTTAGGTTTTACACAGTCTtggatgtattttaattttaatattattttaaacagGCACTCAAATAATTTTGCCTGGCTCTCTGTGGAGGGAACAAAGGTGAATTAATTATTCATTGGACAGCATTTATTTAATATCTGTCACATTGTAGACACTAGGTCAGGTGCTAGTGACACAGATGGGCCAGACAAATATTCTGCTTTCAAGAATTTATACATGAATAATGGGAATAGAAACAATTAGCTCTGAGTGCTTTAGGAGAAACCTTTGAGGGCTTTGATTGTTCAGGAGAAGACAGACATAGAGGTAGGAAATCAAGGGGCATGAAATTGTTAGTGACACAGTAGAGATTATCAAGAGCATTGGCTTTGCAATCAGAAGGATACAATCTTGGCTGCCATTTATTAGCTGTCTAATACTGGCCCAGTTTGTTAACCATTCTAATAGTTCCTACCTTAAAGGGTTGCTCTAGGATTAAGTGAGTTCATGCATGCAGAGCGCCTAGCATAGTGTCGGGCACAAAGTGCTTAGTAAATGTTGACACACTAAGCAGAGGGTGCTTGGAGGGAGTGAGCAATTAGTACAGTGCCTAGCCTATAGTGGGCATGCATTAAAtagttattgaatgaatgaaaaataaattttgaattagAATGTGGAATACCTTGAAGAGTGTCATTTTATAGCTTACTGAATAATTTTGATTGATGGAGTGAAGGTATCAGGGACAGGTGAACCTCTGGACGATAAACTTGTCAGCTGATAATAGATCCAGGGGCAGGCAAATCCGGCTGACATTTCAAACAGGACTAGATCCCTGTCCTTTCAGAACTTTGGAGATTTGttcataatttatatatttatgtaatagaGGATGATGAGTGCTATTGTAGAGGTACACATCAATGTTTTGGAAAGTAATGAATAGTTTGGGGTGATAGGATTAGGGAAAACTTCAGAGTTGTGAAAGAAGCAttcaaactattttattttttatttttttaaagatttatttatttctctccccttcccccccgccacctccctgccccagttgtctgttctctgtgtctttttgctgcgtcttcttctttgtctgcttctgttgttgtcagcagcacgggaatcttcgtttctttttgttgtatcatcttgttgtgtcagctctccgtgcgggtgacaccattcttaggcaggctgcactttcttttgtgcagggcggctctccttatggggtgcactccttgcacgggggacacccctacatgggggacacccctgtgtggcatggcactccctgcgcgcatcagcactgtgcatgggccagctccacacgggtcaaggaagcccagggtttgaaccgcggacctcccatgtggtagatggataccctaaccactgggccaagtctgcttccccaaactaattttaaaagaatgagatTTACACATGGAACTGAGATTACAGGTGGAAAAAAGTGGGAACAAGGCAGCTAGTATGGGCCAGTGTTGGGCAATGATTAAGGAAGAACTAGAACTATCATTTGACTGGATCAAAAAATGTAAGCAGAGAACTAAAGGGAAAGATATGAAATATTGATTGGGACAAAATCCATGACATAACACCGCAGCTGGCCTCTATGAggtataaacaaaataaatggagGAAGTAATATTGTCCTTTTGCTTTTTCACACCTGATATGCTTCTTGACATATTTAGATCCTTAAGTAATTATAGATAGACTTGATTCTGGTCGTATCCTCCAGGAGTATATATCTGGATTAGTTAAGATTTACAAATAGGAAATATTTGGGAATGATGTAAGTATAGTATTCCAAAGGTTATAGGTATTTCGAGGAAAGGATAGATATAGGTATATGAAGAACAGAGTTTCCCAAACTTGGGTTATTTTTCTATGCCATGCCTGCATATCATATGcaatatcatttaataaatatttttatttaaatagatgCATTTTTCTCAACTAAATTTCATTTTAGAACTCTTTGTATCATTACTTCAGTGGAAAATCCATAACATTTGTCATAACAAATCTAATAAAGGCAAAGAACACTATTAAATTCTAGCTAAACAGGTTGTTTGCTAAAGGTTGTCTGCTTAAGATTGTAGTCAGAAAGGGAGATGAGCAAATCTTAgagaagtctttattttttttaattttttattaaattgtctttttttttaaggtcataggtcacaaaaaagttacattaaaaaatataagaggttcccacataccccataccctacccccccactcctctcacatcaacaacctctttcatcattgtggcacattcattgcatttggtgaatacattttggagcactgctgcactgcatggattatagtttacattgtagtttacactctccactggtacattcagtgggttatggcaaatatataatgtccagcatcttccatttaagacaattccaagtcctgaaaatgcccccacatctcatctcttcccacatctcatctcttcttcctactctctgccctcagcaactgccatggccacttAAGTCTTAATGACATAAAAGTACCAAACTGAGACTTTCTCCTGGATGTAATCAGAAGAATGCAAAAGAATTGGAAAGGGAATGAATTTCTCACCAAGTGAATTAGTGCTTTTTAGTGCTGTGTCTGTGTATCACACAGATTAGTGGCATGTTTCTCACAAATTGGTAAATGCCAATCTAGAGCATACTGGATATCTAGTGCAGAATAAAACACACTTGACAAACAGTGTGAGAAATCTTGCTGTAACTATGAGCCTAGGGGGCTTTAAGAGATTAGAGAGGGCCCCCAGAAGGGTAAATATTGAATGAGTAGAAGAAAGCTAAGTATAGCATTGTGCAGGGCAGGAGTGAGATGGGGAAGGGTGAAAGAAAAGGGAATGTTccagacaaaaggaaaataaacatgaAGGCTTTTTGGGAGCACATGATCATTGTTTTATGCTTTTGTCTTTGGACATACAAGCCCTTAGGTTTCTTCTACTTATTAACATTTGGGAAGGTCCTAATAGCATGGTTTAGTGAATAGAGGAAGTGTAGTCATTCTGGCAAATTTTTATTAGTACCTACTTTGTGTCTGGTAGTGTGGATACAAGATGAATAAGAAACACATGACCTTTCCCCTCCAGGAGGTCATAGACCAGTGGAGGAAACATAAACAACATGATACAAAAGTGAAGTGCTATGAACAAGGCATTACTGGagccagcactgtgtgtgggacTGTACGTGTTTGAGGAAAGACTGTAGGGAAGAGGTGACATGTGCACTGATTCTTGAGGGGTAGGTAGGAATTTAACTGGCAGGAGaggcgtgtgcatgtgtgtatgcatatacaTGCAAACATATGGGTTCTAGCCAGATAGAGCAGTGTATTGAAACCCTGGGAGAAGTAAAGATGAGATATTTGAGGAATGTGTTTTGCATAATGTATATATGGAGCTGGGGCGATAATGGAAACTGGAAATATAAACTGAGGCAAGATGTGACTTCTGGTATGTGTTTCATCTGTTGCTGACTAGAAGAACCATATCTTGGGGTCTCACTTTTCAAATCAGAAAACATGGGAGATTGAACTAGATGATTTCTTAGGTACTTCCAAGATTGTTCAtctctagttttttgttttttttttctgcatattGTTAGCTAATTGGTAACTTGGTATTATCTAATGATAGGAAATATACCAATAAGTGTAAAAGCCCCCAAAGAAAGCTCGATAGACAATTACAATAGTCTCTATTTTGGAATAGTGGATCCTTTATAATATGTGCTAATCTTGACATTTCACCTTCtcgttctcttttttaaaaattaggtttaaCACAGAAGAATATAACTAAAAAATTTGATTTTCCCATACCTTGGAATGAAGCTTCCAAAATAATGAAGAcgaaaaagaaaaaggtatatTATTGTAAAGAAGAATGGGCAATATTTGAATTTTAGATCATTTTCTCTAAATATAAATGTGTGAAGATACCCAAGACATTGAAAATAATTCTCTTTTGAATAGTTTACTGAAATGAGAAAATGGAAGTAATTTAGCAGAAATAGAACTTGGTTTGAAACTATTTATTAACCATAAAGAATAGTCCTTCCAGTGTTTGAAGGTATAACACACATTTTAATCAAAATGTAACCCACTGGAAGATTTTTCAAAGCGTGATATGTGTTACatagaatttgaaaaattgtgATAGGTAATGTAGTATAGGAAGAAAATCATGGATTTCACAGAAAAGAATAATGTTGGTGTCATATTGCTCTTTTCAAAGACAAGGGATGAATATTAGGTTTCTGGAAGGAAAGCTGACAAGGCTGTAACCTTGATTGCTGAACTATTTTTACTGCTTGGTGGTCCAAATGTCATGGTaacttgaatattttaaaaatattaaaggtcATTTGCTTTACTAATCTTTGATTATGactgtatatttttatacttCAGTTTAAAGAAATTGTTGATAATGACACATAAAATTGTATTGTTTCTGAGTTTTGAGTTTGATTTTTAATCCATAAAATAGCATTTAAGGTAATGTTCCTTTGCAGCCAGTGTATTTTGAGTGCACAGCTAATCTTCCCACAGTACTAAGAAATATTCTTAAGAACCAATTCTTGGGTGAGGAAGAAAGAGCCAGAGCCAATATTTACTTAAAAACTGAATGTGAGGCACTgggctaagtgctttacatatctatttcattaattcttaTAATCCAGTGCTTTAAGTTATTCCTAGAAGAGATTTAAAAACTTGTTCAAAGTCAAACAACTGGTAAGTGGCAAAGTCAGAATTTGAACCTAGATCTATGTGGTCTGACAGTCTTCATTCTTTCTACTCTATTATATTTATGCTCTCCAATAATTTTGCTATTGTATGTCCTAggataaatgtttaatttttattagaataaaatacattaaaaatcaatTTGTCGCCCAGTGGTTTGTACATTGGAATAGAAATTCCCTATTTTTATTACCTCTTAAAACAAATTTGAATGTGTTAGAATCATTTAGGTAGGATTGTATAGACATTGCCTTACAAAGGATGTGGATGGTTAATTTAAATACTATAGGAAGGAACTCCTAGGAAAGTTGGAAAAAGAGATCAGAGAATTCAGTGATTGTGGGGGAAACAATTAGATTTAGGTTTGAGTTCTCTGAGTGCTAATATTACTTTATAATGATTATATCAATTGACATTGTGACACAGTTGAGTCACTCCCAATTGCCTCCTACTTCTCTGCTCAGTGTTCCTTAACTGTGCTTATCTTCTGAAGGATTTAGTATGGAATAGAGTATACAAAGTCATTTCTAGAAtgcttgaagaaaatgaaaagtacagACTCAGACTGAATTGCCAACAATTATCTAGTGAAAGTAAGTTaagacaatttttattttattgaagaagATTGACTTTTGTAATAGTTAAGTTACCCTTGGATCATGTTACACCAGTAATTTTTCTAATTGTCACATTCATTATACAAATCTATAGAAATGAGCTACCACATTAAAACTGTTCGTCATAATTAAAAgcacaaaacattttaaagcagtAAGTAGGTATAAATGGAGGATTACAGAAGGTGCATGTTGACTGGAATGCTTTGAGCAAAAGAAACACACTTCTCTGTTAAATGTGTATTTTAATGCCCACTTTTAATTATAAAACATCCATATTTTTtgctatataaaataataaattctatGTCACTTCAGATAGTCACTTCTTCTCCATGTATACTGCATTCCAACTTAATGTATTTAATAAAATAGGCTTTGATGTCATCATTTTATTTGTGGAAAACAAGTGAAAAATTAAGCTGTGTTCTAAAGCTGCATCAATATAGACTTAATATTGTGGCCAGAGCAAAATTAGATGTCGTCCAGtatgtttattaaaataatggGAAGTTCTGGATTCTTAAACAATTAGGTTAGACAAAATTTATGTAGCTGGCAATGGTACATGAATTGATAAATCAAGATaagctattttctttccttcacatGCCTGTCCTAGTGTACATGCTGCCATAATGAATGTTTCTGTGGGTCTTAGTACATTTGGCAGTCTGTATACCTTCAGTATACTAATTTGgtgaagaatatttttataacataatTAAAATAGAAAGCTATTTTGTAAGCTCTGTGATACTAGAAGCTAATTGCTGTTCATGTAATATCTCTGTAATAGCATAACTTTTTTGCAATAATGGCATATAAACCAGTCCAATGTTCAGATTAGTGATATTCTATTTCACTTTTCTTACCTAATTTTATACATAGGTGAAGAGCAAATTTCATTTCTAAGAAGGACAATGTGGAGGGGAGATTAGGAGAAAGAAAAGCAGTCAGATTTCTTAAGTGAAAAGGATGTTTGAATAGGCAGAACAACTTGCAAAACACTTGTTGTTCTGAGTGCTAATTCTAATCACTGCATGACCTTGAACTTG
Protein-coding sequences here:
- the C2H5orf47 gene encoding uncharacterized protein C5orf47 homolog; translation: MAEGREQELDAARFVYVTRFGSHQCGGILQLGSRRARGPWCPGLGAGCSQESSREAAAAGPPGGGERGPTPEPPSGSRPWARAAASAAAAASASPQLRASRARSRPSPAARAGLTQKNITKKFDFPIPWNEASKIMKTKKKKDLVWNRVYKVISRMLEENEKYRLRLNCQQLSSEN